A genomic region of Gossypium hirsutum isolate 1008001.06 chromosome D01, Gossypium_hirsutum_v2.1, whole genome shotgun sequence contains the following coding sequences:
- the LOC107933083 gene encoding TNF receptor-associated factor homolog 1b isoform X7, which translates to MTGIVSEGSGGDRSVEGISNGQCFQSGEALAEWRSSEQVENGTPSTSPPYWDSDDDYDSGLKPSELYGKYTWKIEKFSQINKRELRSNAFEIGGYKWYILIYPQGCDVCNHLSLFLCVANHDKLLPGWSHFAQFTIAVVNKDPKKSKYSDTLHRFWKKEHDWGWKKFMELSKLYDGFIESDTLIIKAQVQVVREKVDRPFRCLDRQYRRELVRVYLTNVEQICCRFLDDRRNKLGSLIEDKATWSSFCAFWFGIDQSTRCRMSREKTDVILKVVVKHFFIEKEVTSTLVMDSLYSGLKALEVQSKGNKTKSKLLDAEEMPAPIVRVEKDMFVLVDDVLVLLERAAALEPLPPKDEKGPQNRSKDGNSGEYFNKDSIDRDERRLTELGRRTVEIFILSHIFSNKIEVAYQEAVAWKRQEELIREEAAWLAESEQKAKRGASEKEKKSKKKQAKQKRNNRKSKDKGREEKAFVAAKEKHQEDNRDNETDASMMVEVQLVPEKSYLPDDVSDVSEAVDCGIEALQPDSEDRCASPVGWDTDTSEVHPPTEASSSGISSLSCMQNEVADKRSPSTMDDSSSTCSTDSVPSVVTNGSYKGNLFSNNQNKKSPSRGKNQLSKTSSDDGSWITETDNQPPSPALDGGDCNDASESSKAGESESEAALSSSLDQTTWVDQDALKKEVVLLQKKPSTHDPVDLERPKGKTVAIPSSPRNLLPTAKFGSDYSIAGSVGSVLVRKASSNDLRQSDQPASSKTLIQMTSIPKSEIQKAATSKPAENPVTPQVPMMSSPSSAPQISSLRPTASVVSMVQTTAVLSRSVSAAGCLGPNTTPATSYVPQSYRNALGNHVAPGSSHPNFSSSVAYSQPPASVPAPVYIPQSSERTDPNSVQPGFPFGMVTRDSLPNAPGWIESSQRDATTSMHSIPSSLLEIENLDLCTDFPGCTTGRQTQGVFADEFPHLDIINDLLDEEHNVGRVASILMRV; encoded by the exons ATGACTGGGATTGTAAGTGAGGGGTCTGGAGGGGATAGGTCGGTGGAGGGGATTTCAAATGGGCAGTGTTTTCAATCAGGGGAAGCATTGGCCGAATGGCGGTCTTCCGAGCAGGTGGAAAATGGAACACCTTCAACCTCACCCCCTTATTGGGACTCTGACGATGATTATGATAGTG GGCTGAAGCCTTCTGAATTATATGGGAAGTATACATGGAAGATAGAGAAATTTTCGCAGATTAACAAAAGAGAACTTCGCAGTAATGCATTTGAAATTGGTGGCTACAAGTG GTACATTTTAATTTATCCACAAGGTTGTGATGTTTGTAATCATCTCTCATTGTTTCTCTGTGTTGCTAATCATGACAAACTTCTTCCAG GTTGGAGTCATTTTGCACAGTTTACAATAGCTGTTGTGAATAAAGAtccaaagaaatcaaaatattcaG ATACTTTACATCGATTTTGGAAGAAAGAGCATGACTGGGGATGGAAAAAGTTTATGGAGCTCTCAAAACTTTATGATGGATTTATAGAATCTGACACACTAATCATAAAAGCTCAAGTTCAAGTGGTTAG GGAGAAAGTAGACCGCCCTTTTCGTTGCCTTGATCGTCAATATAGGAGAGAACTTGTTAGAGTATATTTGACAAATGTAGAGCAAATTTGTTGCCGTTTTTTGGATGACAGACGAAATAAACTGGGGAGCTTGATAGAAGACAAAGCTACGTGGTCAAG CTTTTGTGCTTTTTGGTTTGGGATAGACCAAAGTACCAGATGCCGAATGTCTAGGGAGAAAACAGATGTGATTTTGAAAGTAGTTGTGAAGCACTTTTTTATAGAGAAGGAGGTGACATCTACTTTGGTAATGGATTCGCTATATAGTGGGTTGAAGGCTCTCGAAGTCCAGAGTAAAGGCAACAAAACGAAGTCAAAGTTATTGGATGCTGAAGAAATGCCAGCTCCAATTGTTCGTGTTGAAAAAGATATGTTTGTATTAGTGGATGATGTGCTAGTTCTTCTAGAAAGGGCTGCTGCTTTAGAACCATTACCACCGAAAGATGAGAAAGGTCCTCAAAACCGATCAAAG GATGGGAATTCTGGAGAGTATTTCAACAAAGATTCAATTGACCGTGATGAAAGGCGCCTTACAGAATTGGGCCGCAGGACAGTGGAAATATTTATTCTCTCTCATATTTTCAG CAACAAAATAGAAGTTGCCTACCAGGAAGCTGTTGCTTGGAAGAGGCAAGAAGAGCTCATCCGGGAAGAAGCTGCATGGCTGGCTGAAAGCGAGCAGAAGGCTAAACGAGGAGCATCTGAGAAAGAGAAAAAATCTAAGAAAAAACAG GCTAAGCAAAAACGAAATAATCGAAAAAGCAAAGATAAAGGGAGGGAGGAAAAGGCTTTTGTGGCAGCGAAGGAGAAACACCAAGAAGATAACCGAGACAATGAAACGGATGCCTCTATGATGGTGGAGGTGCAGCTGGTGCCTGAAAAATCTTATCTTCCAGATGATGTTTCCGATGTTTCTGAAGCAGTTGATTGTGGCATTGAAGCTCTTCAGCCTGATTCAGAAGACAGATGTGCTAGTCCTGTTGGTTGGGATACAGATACATCCGAAGTTCACCCTCCCACAGAAGCTAGTAGCAGTGGAATAAGTAGCTTATCATGTATGCAAAATGAAGTAGCTGATAAAAGGAGCCCATCTACGATGGATGATAGTTCCTCAACATGTTCGACAGATTCGGTACCATCAGTAGTAACAAATGGCTCCTATAAAGGCAACTTATTTTCAAACAACCAAAATAAGAAATCACCTAGCAG AGGAAAGAACCAGCTAAGTAAAACGTCAAGTGATGATGGTAGTTGGATCACAGAAACTGATAATCAGCCGCCTTCCCCTGCATTAGATGGAGGGGATTGTAATGATGCTTCTGAAAGCAGCAAGGCAGGTGAATCCGAGTCTGAGGCTGCTCTTTCCTCCTCGCTGGACCAGACTACTTGGGTTGACCAGGATGCTCTTAAGAAG GAAGTTGTTTTGCTGCAAAAGAAACCAAGCACCCACGATCCGGTTGATTTAGAAAGGCCTAAGGGGAAGACAGTTGCTATACCATCCTCTCCGAGAAATCTGCTACCGACTGCTAAGTTTGGGTCAGATTACAGTATTGCTGGCAGTGTAGGTTCTGTGCTAGTTAGGAAGGCATCGTCAAATGACCTGCGGCAGAGTGATCAACCTGCATCTTCGAAAACATTGAtccaaatgactagtataccaaAATCCGAGATTCAAAAGGCTGCAACTTCAAAACCAGCTGAAAATCCTGTGACCCCACAAGTGCCTATGATGTCAAGTCCCTCTAGTGCTCCTCAAATTTCTAGTCTTAGGCCAACTGCTTCTGTTGTTTCTATGGTTCAAACAACTGCGGTTCTTTCTCGTTCTGTTAGCGCAGCTGGCTGTTTAGGTCCCAACACAACCCCAGCTACAAGTTATGTTCCTCAATCTTACAGAAATGCCTTGGGTAACCATGTTGCTCCTGGTTCTAGTCATCCTAACTTCTCTAGCTCAGTAGCATACTCACAACCACCAGCCTCGGTTCCTGCACCAGTGTATATTCCCCAGAGCTCAGAGAGGACGGACCCAAATTCTGTGCAACCAGGCTTTCCATTTGGCATGGTAACTCGGGATAGCCTGCCAAATGCACCCGGGTGGATTGAGAGTTCTCAAAGGGATGCCACTACAAGTATGCACTCTATTCCTTCTTCATTGCTTGAGATTGAAAATCTTGACTTGTGTACTGATTTTCCAGGCTGCACAACCGGACGTCAGACCCAAGGTGTCTTTGCCGATGAGTTCCCCCATCTCGATATCATCAATGACTTGCTTGACGAGGAACACAATGTCGGGAGGGTAGCCAG TATCCTCATGCGGGTTTGA
- the LOC107933083 gene encoding TNF receptor-associated factor homolog 1a isoform X3, whose product MTGIVSEGSGGDRSVEGISNGQCFQSGEALAEWRSSEQVENGTPSTSPPYWDSDDDYDSGLKPSELYGKYTWKIEKFSQINKRELRSNAFEIGGYKWYILIYPQGCDVCNHLSLFLCVANHDKLLPGWSHFAQFTIAVVNKDPKKSKYSDTLHRFWKKEHDWGWKKFMELSKLYDGFIESDTLIIKAQVQVVREKVDRPFRCLDRQYRRELVRVYLTNVEQICCRFLDDRRNKLGSLIEDKATWSSFCAFWFGIDQSTRCRMSREKTDVILKVVVKHFFIEKEVTSTLVMDSLYSGLKALEVQSKGNKTKSKLLDAEEMPAPIVRVEKDMFVLVDDVLVLLERAAALEPLPPKDEKGPQNRSKDGNSGEYFNKDSIDRDERRLTELGRRTVEIFILSHIFSNKIEVAYQEAVAWKRQEELIREEAAWLAESEQKAKRGASEKEKKSKKKQAKQKRNNRKSKDKGREEKAFVAAKEKHQEDNRDNETDASMMVEVQLVPEKSYLPDDVSDVSEAVDCGIEALQPDSEDRCASPVGWDTDTSEVHPPTEASSSGISSLSCMQNEVADKRSPSTMDDSSSTCSTDSVPSVVTNGSYKGNLFSNNQNKKSPSRGKNQLSKTSSDDGSWITETDNQPPSPALDGGDCNDASESSKAGESESEAALSSSLDQTTWVDQDALKKEVVLLQKKPSTHDPVDLERPKGKTVAIPSSPRNLLPTAKFGSDYSIAGSVGSVLVRKASSNDLRQSDQPASSKTLIQMTSIPKSEIQKAATSKPAENPVTPQVPMMSSPSSAPQISSLRPTASVVSMVQTTAVLSRSVSAAGCLGPNTTPATSYVPQSYRNALGNHVAPGSSHPNFSSSVAYSQPPASVPAPVYIPQSSERTDPNSVQPGFPFGMVTRDSLPNAPGWIESSQRDATTSMHSIPSSLLEIENLDLCTDFPGCTTGRQTQGVFADEFPHLDIINDLLDEEHNVGRVARSATRFHSLGLLNRHVSSPSNLGMLGETVSSCGFEQAWSYWNNGFQQGYRNSLGNHCDTSREYIPQPSPLPYANGLTDGLTPTHWPMASLGMRNADAVNYPYYGREYSNLVCGVNGYSVFRPSDGL is encoded by the exons ATGACTGGGATTGTAAGTGAGGGGTCTGGAGGGGATAGGTCGGTGGAGGGGATTTCAAATGGGCAGTGTTTTCAATCAGGGGAAGCATTGGCCGAATGGCGGTCTTCCGAGCAGGTGGAAAATGGAACACCTTCAACCTCACCCCCTTATTGGGACTCTGACGATGATTATGATAGTG GGCTGAAGCCTTCTGAATTATATGGGAAGTATACATGGAAGATAGAGAAATTTTCGCAGATTAACAAAAGAGAACTTCGCAGTAATGCATTTGAAATTGGTGGCTACAAGTG GTACATTTTAATTTATCCACAAGGTTGTGATGTTTGTAATCATCTCTCATTGTTTCTCTGTGTTGCTAATCATGACAAACTTCTTCCAG GTTGGAGTCATTTTGCACAGTTTACAATAGCTGTTGTGAATAAAGAtccaaagaaatcaaaatattcaG ATACTTTACATCGATTTTGGAAGAAAGAGCATGACTGGGGATGGAAAAAGTTTATGGAGCTCTCAAAACTTTATGATGGATTTATAGAATCTGACACACTAATCATAAAAGCTCAAGTTCAAGTGGTTAG GGAGAAAGTAGACCGCCCTTTTCGTTGCCTTGATCGTCAATATAGGAGAGAACTTGTTAGAGTATATTTGACAAATGTAGAGCAAATTTGTTGCCGTTTTTTGGATGACAGACGAAATAAACTGGGGAGCTTGATAGAAGACAAAGCTACGTGGTCAAG CTTTTGTGCTTTTTGGTTTGGGATAGACCAAAGTACCAGATGCCGAATGTCTAGGGAGAAAACAGATGTGATTTTGAAAGTAGTTGTGAAGCACTTTTTTATAGAGAAGGAGGTGACATCTACTTTGGTAATGGATTCGCTATATAGTGGGTTGAAGGCTCTCGAAGTCCAGAGTAAAGGCAACAAAACGAAGTCAAAGTTATTGGATGCTGAAGAAATGCCAGCTCCAATTGTTCGTGTTGAAAAAGATATGTTTGTATTAGTGGATGATGTGCTAGTTCTTCTAGAAAGGGCTGCTGCTTTAGAACCATTACCACCGAAAGATGAGAAAGGTCCTCAAAACCGATCAAAG GATGGGAATTCTGGAGAGTATTTCAACAAAGATTCAATTGACCGTGATGAAAGGCGCCTTACAGAATTGGGCCGCAGGACAGTGGAAATATTTATTCTCTCTCATATTTTCAG CAACAAAATAGAAGTTGCCTACCAGGAAGCTGTTGCTTGGAAGAGGCAAGAAGAGCTCATCCGGGAAGAAGCTGCATGGCTGGCTGAAAGCGAGCAGAAGGCTAAACGAGGAGCATCTGAGAAAGAGAAAAAATCTAAGAAAAAACAG GCTAAGCAAAAACGAAATAATCGAAAAAGCAAAGATAAAGGGAGGGAGGAAAAGGCTTTTGTGGCAGCGAAGGAGAAACACCAAGAAGATAACCGAGACAATGAAACGGATGCCTCTATGATGGTGGAGGTGCAGCTGGTGCCTGAAAAATCTTATCTTCCAGATGATGTTTCCGATGTTTCTGAAGCAGTTGATTGTGGCATTGAAGCTCTTCAGCCTGATTCAGAAGACAGATGTGCTAGTCCTGTTGGTTGGGATACAGATACATCCGAAGTTCACCCTCCCACAGAAGCTAGTAGCAGTGGAATAAGTAGCTTATCATGTATGCAAAATGAAGTAGCTGATAAAAGGAGCCCATCTACGATGGATGATAGTTCCTCAACATGTTCGACAGATTCGGTACCATCAGTAGTAACAAATGGCTCCTATAAAGGCAACTTATTTTCAAACAACCAAAATAAGAAATCACCTAGCAG AGGAAAGAACCAGCTAAGTAAAACGTCAAGTGATGATGGTAGTTGGATCACAGAAACTGATAATCAGCCGCCTTCCCCTGCATTAGATGGAGGGGATTGTAATGATGCTTCTGAAAGCAGCAAGGCAGGTGAATCCGAGTCTGAGGCTGCTCTTTCCTCCTCGCTGGACCAGACTACTTGGGTTGACCAGGATGCTCTTAAGAAG GAAGTTGTTTTGCTGCAAAAGAAACCAAGCACCCACGATCCGGTTGATTTAGAAAGGCCTAAGGGGAAGACAGTTGCTATACCATCCTCTCCGAGAAATCTGCTACCGACTGCTAAGTTTGGGTCAGATTACAGTATTGCTGGCAGTGTAGGTTCTGTGCTAGTTAGGAAGGCATCGTCAAATGACCTGCGGCAGAGTGATCAACCTGCATCTTCGAAAACATTGAtccaaatgactagtataccaaAATCCGAGATTCAAAAGGCTGCAACTTCAAAACCAGCTGAAAATCCTGTGACCCCACAAGTGCCTATGATGTCAAGTCCCTCTAGTGCTCCTCAAATTTCTAGTCTTAGGCCAACTGCTTCTGTTGTTTCTATGGTTCAAACAACTGCGGTTCTTTCTCGTTCTGTTAGCGCAGCTGGCTGTTTAGGTCCCAACACAACCCCAGCTACAAGTTATGTTCCTCAATCTTACAGAAATGCCTTGGGTAACCATGTTGCTCCTGGTTCTAGTCATCCTAACTTCTCTAGCTCAGTAGCATACTCACAACCACCAGCCTCGGTTCCTGCACCAGTGTATATTCCCCAGAGCTCAGAGAGGACGGACCCAAATTCTGTGCAACCAGGCTTTCCATTTGGCATGGTAACTCGGGATAGCCTGCCAAATGCACCCGGGTGGATTGAGAGTTCTCAAAGGGATGCCACTACAAGTATGCACTCTATTCCTTCTTCATTGCTTGAGATTGAAAATCTTGACTTGTGTACTGATTTTCCAGGCTGCACAACCGGACGTCAGACCCAAGGTGTCTTTGCCGATGAGTTCCCCCATCTCGATATCATCAATGACTTGCTTGACGAGGAACACAATGTCGGGAGGGTAGCCAGGTCAGCAACACGCTTCCATTCTCTTGGTTTATTAAACCGTCATGTTTCGTCTCCATCCAATTTGGGCATGTTGGGTGAGACAGTATCCTCATGCGGGTTTGAACAAGCATGGAGTTACTGGAACAATGGGTTCCAGCAAGGTTACAGAAATTCCTTGGGAAACCATTGCGATACATCTAGAGAATATATTCCACAACCTAGCCCCCTACCTTATGCCAATGGACTAACTGATGGATTGACCCCAACACATTGGCCAATGGCTTCACTTGGCATGAGGAATGCTGATGCAGTCAATTATCCATACTACGGTCGAGAGTATTCTAATCTGGTCTGTGGTGTCAACGGCTATTCAGTATTCCGACCATCCGATGGACTCTAA
- the LOC107933083 gene encoding TNF receptor-associated factor homolog 1b isoform X6, with translation MTGIVSEGSGGDRSVEGISNGQCFQSGEALAEWRSSEQVENGTPSTSPPYWDSDDDYDSGLKPSELYGKYTWKIEKFSQINKRELRSNAFEIGGYKWYILIYPQGCDVCNHLSLFLCVANHDKLLPGLILSLNFNLDSLSYCILLLDLYGSSLYSKTGWSHFAQFTIAVVNKDPKKSKYSDTLHRFWKKEHDWGWKKFMELSKLYDGFIESDTLIIKAQVQVVREKVDRPFRCLDRQYRRELVRVYLTNVEQICCRFLDDRRNKLGSLIEDKATWSSFCAFWFGIDQSTRCRMSREKTDVILKVVVKHFFIEKEVTSTLVMDSLYSGLKALEVQSKGNKTKSKLLDAEEMPAPIVRVEKDMFVLVDDVLVLLERAAALEPLPPKDEKGPQNRSKDGNSGEYFNKDSIDRDERRLTELGRRTVEIFILSHIFSNKIEVAYQEAVAWKRQEELIREEAAWLAESEQKAKRGASEKEKKSKKKQAKQKRNNRKSKDKGREEKAFVAAKEKHQEDNRDNETDASMMVEVQLVPEKSYLPDDVSDVSEAVDCGIEALQPDSEDRCASPVGWDTDTSEVHPPTEASSSGISSLSCMQNEVADKRSPSTMDDSSSTCSTDSVPSVVTNGSYKGNLFSNNQNKKSPSRGKNQLSKTSSDDGSWITETDNQPPSPALDGGDCNDASESSKAGESESEAALSSSLDQTTWVDQDALKKEVVLLQKKPSTHDPVDLERPKGKTVAIPSSPRNLLPTAKFGSDYSIAGSVGSVLVRKASSNDLRQSDQPASSKTLIQMTSIPKSEIQKAATSKPAENPVTPQVPMMSSPSSAPQISSLRPTASVVSMVQTTAVLSRSVSAAGCLGPNTTPATSYVPQSYRNALGNHVAPGSSHPNFSSSVAYSQPPASVPAPVYIPQSSERTDPNSVQPGFPFGMVTRDSLPNAPGWIESSQRDATTSCTTGRQTQGVFADEFPHLDIINDLLDEEHNVGRVASILMRV, from the exons ATGACTGGGATTGTAAGTGAGGGGTCTGGAGGGGATAGGTCGGTGGAGGGGATTTCAAATGGGCAGTGTTTTCAATCAGGGGAAGCATTGGCCGAATGGCGGTCTTCCGAGCAGGTGGAAAATGGAACACCTTCAACCTCACCCCCTTATTGGGACTCTGACGATGATTATGATAGTG GGCTGAAGCCTTCTGAATTATATGGGAAGTATACATGGAAGATAGAGAAATTTTCGCAGATTAACAAAAGAGAACTTCGCAGTAATGCATTTGAAATTGGTGGCTACAAGTG GTACATTTTAATTTATCCACAAGGTTGTGATGTTTGTAATCATCTCTCATTGTTTCTCTGTGTTGCTAATCATGACAAACTTCTTCCAGGTTTGATATTATCACTAAATTTCAATTTGGATTCACTATCATATTGTATTCTGTTATTGGACTTATATGGTTCCTCTCTCTACTCCAAGACAGGTTGGAGTCATTTTGCACAGTTTACAATAGCTGTTGTGAATAAAGAtccaaagaaatcaaaatattcaG ATACTTTACATCGATTTTGGAAGAAAGAGCATGACTGGGGATGGAAAAAGTTTATGGAGCTCTCAAAACTTTATGATGGATTTATAGAATCTGACACACTAATCATAAAAGCTCAAGTTCAAGTGGTTAG GGAGAAAGTAGACCGCCCTTTTCGTTGCCTTGATCGTCAATATAGGAGAGAACTTGTTAGAGTATATTTGACAAATGTAGAGCAAATTTGTTGCCGTTTTTTGGATGACAGACGAAATAAACTGGGGAGCTTGATAGAAGACAAAGCTACGTGGTCAAG CTTTTGTGCTTTTTGGTTTGGGATAGACCAAAGTACCAGATGCCGAATGTCTAGGGAGAAAACAGATGTGATTTTGAAAGTAGTTGTGAAGCACTTTTTTATAGAGAAGGAGGTGACATCTACTTTGGTAATGGATTCGCTATATAGTGGGTTGAAGGCTCTCGAAGTCCAGAGTAAAGGCAACAAAACGAAGTCAAAGTTATTGGATGCTGAAGAAATGCCAGCTCCAATTGTTCGTGTTGAAAAAGATATGTTTGTATTAGTGGATGATGTGCTAGTTCTTCTAGAAAGGGCTGCTGCTTTAGAACCATTACCACCGAAAGATGAGAAAGGTCCTCAAAACCGATCAAAG GATGGGAATTCTGGAGAGTATTTCAACAAAGATTCAATTGACCGTGATGAAAGGCGCCTTACAGAATTGGGCCGCAGGACAGTGGAAATATTTATTCTCTCTCATATTTTCAG CAACAAAATAGAAGTTGCCTACCAGGAAGCTGTTGCTTGGAAGAGGCAAGAAGAGCTCATCCGGGAAGAAGCTGCATGGCTGGCTGAAAGCGAGCAGAAGGCTAAACGAGGAGCATCTGAGAAAGAGAAAAAATCTAAGAAAAAACAG GCTAAGCAAAAACGAAATAATCGAAAAAGCAAAGATAAAGGGAGGGAGGAAAAGGCTTTTGTGGCAGCGAAGGAGAAACACCAAGAAGATAACCGAGACAATGAAACGGATGCCTCTATGATGGTGGAGGTGCAGCTGGTGCCTGAAAAATCTTATCTTCCAGATGATGTTTCCGATGTTTCTGAAGCAGTTGATTGTGGCATTGAAGCTCTTCAGCCTGATTCAGAAGACAGATGTGCTAGTCCTGTTGGTTGGGATACAGATACATCCGAAGTTCACCCTCCCACAGAAGCTAGTAGCAGTGGAATAAGTAGCTTATCATGTATGCAAAATGAAGTAGCTGATAAAAGGAGCCCATCTACGATGGATGATAGTTCCTCAACATGTTCGACAGATTCGGTACCATCAGTAGTAACAAATGGCTCCTATAAAGGCAACTTATTTTCAAACAACCAAAATAAGAAATCACCTAGCAG AGGAAAGAACCAGCTAAGTAAAACGTCAAGTGATGATGGTAGTTGGATCACAGAAACTGATAATCAGCCGCCTTCCCCTGCATTAGATGGAGGGGATTGTAATGATGCTTCTGAAAGCAGCAAGGCAGGTGAATCCGAGTCTGAGGCTGCTCTTTCCTCCTCGCTGGACCAGACTACTTGGGTTGACCAGGATGCTCTTAAGAAG GAAGTTGTTTTGCTGCAAAAGAAACCAAGCACCCACGATCCGGTTGATTTAGAAAGGCCTAAGGGGAAGACAGTTGCTATACCATCCTCTCCGAGAAATCTGCTACCGACTGCTAAGTTTGGGTCAGATTACAGTATTGCTGGCAGTGTAGGTTCTGTGCTAGTTAGGAAGGCATCGTCAAATGACCTGCGGCAGAGTGATCAACCTGCATCTTCGAAAACATTGAtccaaatgactagtataccaaAATCCGAGATTCAAAAGGCTGCAACTTCAAAACCAGCTGAAAATCCTGTGACCCCACAAGTGCCTATGATGTCAAGTCCCTCTAGTGCTCCTCAAATTTCTAGTCTTAGGCCAACTGCTTCTGTTGTTTCTATGGTTCAAACAACTGCGGTTCTTTCTCGTTCTGTTAGCGCAGCTGGCTGTTTAGGTCCCAACACAACCCCAGCTACAAGTTATGTTCCTCAATCTTACAGAAATGCCTTGGGTAACCATGTTGCTCCTGGTTCTAGTCATCCTAACTTCTCTAGCTCAGTAGCATACTCACAACCACCAGCCTCGGTTCCTGCACCAGTGTATATTCCCCAGAGCTCAGAGAGGACGGACCCAAATTCTGTGCAACCAGGCTTTCCATTTGGCATGGTAACTCGGGATAGCCTGCCAAATGCACCCGGGTGGATTGAGAGTTCTCAAAGGGATGCCACTACAA GCTGCACAACCGGACGTCAGACCCAAGGTGTCTTTGCCGATGAGTTCCCCCATCTCGATATCATCAATGACTTGCTTGACGAGGAACACAATGTCGGGAGGGTAGCCAG TATCCTCATGCGGGTTTGA